The following is a genomic window from Myxococcales bacterium.
TGAATTTTCAATAATGGTTATCAATGATGGATTGGCCCCATTTGCCTGCATATGAATACCGCCGCCACTACCTATACCATCTCCAGCAGCCAACAATAAACTATCTCCACCAGCGGCACTGTTATTAGTCAAAGATGAATATGAAATATTTCCTATGCTCGAGGCATCAAGATAAAGAGCTCCTCCTCCGGCATCCGCAGAAGATAAAGCGGCAACTAAAGCGGCCTTTCCTTGGGCCTGATTCCCAGTAAAAGTATCACGCAGTATAGAGCCAATGTTTGCGCCCCCCGAAAGGTAAACCGCACCACCATAAGCTGGCCCGGGCGTAGCCAGGAGATTAAGGGCTGCATCACCACCTGATGCTGTATTATTTAAGAAATCAGTATCGGTTATATCGGTAACAGAAGCATCGTCAATATAAATTGCTCCTCCCCTTCCGCTTCCAGCAGGTCGACTATCTAACAACAAAGCAGCAGCATTACCGCCGGTCGCTGTATTTCCGCTAAAACTACAACCTGAAATAGAGCCAATTGATGCCCCAAAAGTTGTATATATTGCGCCTCCATGACCATCCCCCCCTCTTCCTCCTGCAGCCACCACTGCTACTCCGGGGCCACCAGTGGCGGTATTGGAGGTAAACTGAGTATTTGATATAGCCGCAATCGTGCCAAGAGAACTGATGGCCCCTCCTCTACCAGGGTTAATTCCGTTTAGGCCAAAGGCTGCAATTCCACCAAGGACAGAGTTGTTAGTAAAAACACTATTGCTGATGGTACCAATAGTAGCTGTGCTTGCGTTATAAATCGCACCACCGTCAGCATTCTTTGTACCAGCATTAAGCACTTGCACTACATCATCATTACCCAGAACAAAATTGTTATCGAATGTACAGTTATCGATTGAAGGAATAGAGCCGTAATTATAAATAGCTCCCCCAAAGGGTTCATATGCTAATATGGCAAGCGCATCCTGACTAACAACTCCATCCCTCAATGTTACACCACTAAGATTAAGTGTACCGGTGGCTGTAACTCCGATAAGTCTAAAAGGATCAACGGCCGCCACACTTCGCGCAATAGTTCCATTTTGAATAGTAAGACTAAAACCAGCCTCTGAAATAGTCGGCAGCGCAGTATCACTACCTGCAAGAAGTGAGCCATTAGCTGTACTAAAAGTAAAATTTCCGCCGCCCAAATCGATTGTATCATTTTCTCCATTTGCATTTGCTGTGTTGACTGCTGTAACTAAGTCAGCAACAGTAACTGGATTAAATAATGCTCCATAAGTATTACAACTGACGATTAAAACAGACCATATAAAATATCTTTTAAATGATTCCATATTAAACACGCAATTCCCCATTCAACACATAACAAAAAAAATATAACACTATAACCGACAACAAAACCAAACTTTTACATAAAATAAATCCACAAAAAAAAGCGGCATTAGAGCCGCTTAAAAAATCACTTTATACTATTTACTACTTAATTATTTTTTTCCTTCGAACACAAGCAAATATAGAAAGTATTAAAAGAAAGAAATAAGCATTAGCTGAGCCATCAATCTGTGAGCAACCTCCACCTGATTCTGTTTCAGAGTAAAGCGAACCCTCTTCGGCATCAACGTAATCATCATAATTGTCACATGCATTACCTATACCATTTTGATCGTCATCGGCTTGACTTGGGTTAGGTACACGAGGGCAATTATCTCGACCGTCCTCGATACCATCACCATCGCTATCATAAGTCACTTTAATTTCAGCGCTTGGAGCTTTATCGATGGCATCAATTACGCCGCCTGGTGCCGGTCCTCCAGCTACTGGCCCTGGTCCTACTGGAGGAAATCCTGGTGGCGGTGGAAGTACAGGTGGTGGAGGTACAACAACAAAATCTCTTTCCTCATCGCAAGCATCACCTACACCATTATTATCTTCATCGGCTTGGCTTGGATTACGATCAAAAGGACAGTTATCTAGATTGCCACAGATTCCATCTCCGTCGACATCATTTTGTGCATCGTCAGGACAATTGTCACAGAGATCTCCTATGCCATCATTATCTAAATCAGCTTGATCAGGGTTATAGACATTGGGACAATTATCAGCAGGTGAACACACGCCATCTTCATCTGAATCATTACCAGCATCTTGAGGACAATCATCACACACATTACCTAGCCCATCACCATCGCTATCAGCTTGGGATGGATTAAAAATAGTTGGACAATTATCTTCAACACATTTACGAGGCATACCAACAGGAAATACCGATGGATCTCCTGCACCATCATTATCCGTATCCGTGCAAGCATCACATACGTCTCCCATGCCATCCATATCTGTGTCTGTTTGATCTGAATTTGGTATACGCGGACAGTTATCAAATGGATTAATCACACCATCGTTGTCAAAGTCACTTTCACAGGCATCACCAATCAAATTCGCATTTTGATCAACCTGACCAGGGTTGTAAGTCCATCGACAATTATCATTTGGATCACATACACCATCTTCGTCAGGATCTACGCAAGGATCACAACCAACCTTATCTGGAAGCCCATCTGCATCGATATCAATATGGTCATCAAAACCAGGACATTGGTCGCTTACATTGGGCACGGCACAATCACCAGTCGGAAATCCTGGATCAGCAAATCCATCGCTATCTGTGTCAGTACATGGATCACATACATCACCTTGACCATCATTATCTGTATCTGCCTGATCAGCGTTTGTTATCAAAGGGCAATTATCTTGATCGTTGGGTATACCATCACCATCGGCATCTTCATTGTATCCATCACATCCATCTCCTACTCCATCTTGGTCGCTATCCTGCTGCAAGGGATTAGGCAAAAATGGACAGTTATCATCTGCATTCAAAATGCCATCTTCATCGGCGTCAACACTGCATCTATTCAATGGATCATTCAGACATTGATCGCACACGTCACCCATACCATCATTATCTTCATCAGCCTGATTTAGGTTTGGCTTAGCGATACAGTTATCGACCACATTGAGAATACCATCTTGATCGGTATCAGTAGCACAAGTATTCGTCGCATCATTAGGGCAAGCATCGCACGCATCGCCCATACCATCACCATCAACATCTGTTTGAGCTGGATTCACGATGGCAATACAGTTATCAGCGACGTTCGGTATTCCATCCTGATCGGTATCAGTAGCACAGGTATTGGTCGCATCATTAGGACATGGGTCACAAACATCACCCATACCATCCGCATCAGCATCTGCCTGATTCAGGTTTGCTTTAGCGATACAGTTATCAGCCACGTTAAGCACACCATCTTGATCGGTATCGGTCGCACAAGTGTTGGTAACATCGTTGGGACATGGATCACACGCATCTCCTATACCATCGCTATCAACATCGTCTTGTAAAGGATTAATCACAGCTATGCAGTTATCAGCCACGTTGAGTATACCATCCTGATCGGTATCGGTTGCACAAGTATTAGTGGAATCGTTAGGGCAAGGATCGCACGCATCACCCATACCATCAGCATCAAGATCGGTCTGTGCCAGATTTGATTTAGCGATACAGTTATCGATCACGTTTGGTATGGTATCCTGATCGGTATCAGTAGCACAGGTATTTGTCGCATCATCAGGGCAAGGATCACACGCATCACCAAAGATATCACCATCGGCATTGGTCTGCGGAGCATTCGCTACGGCGATACAATTATCAACCACATTGAGAATACCATCCTGATCAGTGTCAGTAGCGCATGTGTTGGTGGCATCATTAGGACACGGATCACACGCATCTCCCATTCCATCTAAGTCGCTGTCCGTCTGTGCAAGGTTTGGTTTTGCTATACAATTATCTACAACGTTGAGAACACCATCTTGGTCAGTATCGGTCGCACAGGTATTGGTCACATCGTTAGGGCAAGGGTCGCAGACATCACCAAAAAGATCGCCATCGGCATTAGTTTGAGATGGGTTAGCCACAGCAATACAGTTATCAACTACATTGAGAATGCCGTCCTGATCCGTATCGGTTGCACAGGTATTGGTTATATCGTTAGGGCAAGGATCACACGCATCTCCCATTCCATCGCCATCGGCATCGGTCTGCGCAAGATTTGATTTAGCGATACAGTTATCGATCACGTTTGGTATGGTATCCTGATCGGTATCAGTCGCACAGGTGTTGGTGGCATCATTAGGACACGGGTCGCAGGCATCTCCAAAGATATCACCATCAGCATTGGTTTGGGGCGCGTTTGCAAGCGCTATGCAGTTATCTGCCACGTTAAGCACACCATCTTGATCAGTATCAGTCGCACAGGTATTGGTCGCATCGTTTGGACACGGATCACAGGCATCGCCCATACCATCTAAATCTGTATCGCTTTGTGCAAGGTTTGGTTTTGCTATACAATTATCTACAACGTTGAGAACACCATCTTGGTCAGTATCGGTCGCACAAGTGTTGGTCGCATCGTTTGGACATGGATCACAGGCATCACCAAAGATATCGCCATCAGCATTAGTTTGAGATGGGTTAGCCACTGCAATACAGTTATCTACTACATTGAGAATGCCGTCTTGATCCGTATCGGTCGCACAGGTATTGGTTATATCATTAGGGCAAGGGTCACAGGCATCACCCATGCCATCACCATCGGCATCGGTCTGGGCGAGGTTTGGTTTAGCAATACAGTTATCAAGCACGTTTGGTACTGTATCTTGATCGGTATCAGTAGCACAGGTATTGGTCGCATCGTTGGGACACGGATCGCAGGTATCACCGAAAATATCGCCGTCGGTGTTGGTCTGCAAAGGATTGGCTACTGCTATACAGTTATCAACCACATTGAGAATGCCATCTTGATCAGTATCAGTGGCACAGGTATTGGTCGCATCGTTAGGACATGGGTCACAGACATCTCCCATGCCGTCCAAATCACTATCGGTCTGGGCTAGATTAGCCTTGGCGATACAGTTATCTGCTACGTTAAGCACACCATCTTG
Proteins encoded in this region:
- a CDS encoding thrombospondin type 3 repeat-containing protein, which encodes MNCKISKYKFIFIVFIVLLGKGSSVFAQVCPTSPDTDLDGVGDACDNCLTIPNFDQTDVDYDGVGDACDPCVDQDLDGFADQSSANQVCANDNCPFLNNPAQTNADGDAFGDACDACPNDASNTCATDTDQDGVLNVVDNCIAKPNLAQTDADGDGMGDACDPCPNDATNTCATDTDQDGVLNVADNCIAVPNALQTNIDGDIFGDACDPCPNDATNTCATDTDQDGVLNVVDNCIAKANVAQTDSDLDGMGDACDPCPNDATNTCATDTDQDGILNVVDNCIAVPNALQTNIDGDIFGDACDPCPNDATNTCATDTDQDTVPNVIDNCIAKPNLAQTDADGDGMGDACDPCPNDATNTCATDTDQDGILNVADNCIAVSNASQTNIDGDIFGDACDPCPNDATNTCATDTDQDGVLNTVDNCIAKANLAQTDTDLDGMGDVCDPCPNDATNTCATDTDQDGILNVADNCIAVANPLQTNTDGDIFGDTCDPCPNDATNTCATDTDQDTVPNVLDNCIAKPNLAQTDADGDGMGDVCDPCPNDASNTCATDTDQDGILNVVDNCIAVANPLQTNADGDIFGDACDPCPNDATNTCATDTDQDGVLNVADNCIAKANLAQTDSDLDGMGDVCDPCPNDATNTCATDTDQDGILNVVDNCIAVANPLQTNTDGDIFGDTCDPCPNDATNTCATDTDQDTVPNVLDNCIAKPNLAQTDADGDGMGDACDPCPNDITNTCATDTDQDGILNVVDNCIAVANPSQTNADGDIFGDACDPCPNDATNTCATDTDQDGVLNVADNCIAKANLAQTDSDLDGMGDVCDPCPNDATNTCATDTDQDGILNVVDNCIAVANPLQTNTDGDIFGDTCDPCPNDATNTCATDTDQDTVPNVLDNCIAKPNLAQTDADGDGMGDACDPCPNDITNTCATDTDQDGILNVVDNCIAVANPSQTNADGDIFGDACDPCPNDATNTCATDTDQDGVLNVVDNCIAKPNLAQSDTDLDGMGDACDPCPNDATNTCATDTDQDGVLNVADNCIALANAPQTNADGDIFGDACDPCPNDATNTCATDTDQDTIPNVIDNCIAKSNLAQTDADGDGMGDACDPCPNDITNTCATDTDQDGILNVVDNCIAVANPSQTNADGDLFGDVCDPCPNDVTNTCATDTDQDGVLNVVDNCIAKPNLAQTDSDLDGMGDACDPCPNDATNTCATDTDQDGILNVVDNCIAVANAPQTNADGDIFGDACDPCPDDATNTCATDTDQDTIPNVIDNCIAKSNLAQTDLDADGMGDACDPCPNDSTNTCATDTDQDGILNVADNCIAVINPLQDDVDSDGIGDACDPCPNDVTNTCATDTDQDGVLNVADNCIAKANLNQADADADGMGDVCDPCPNDATNTCATDTDQDGIPNVADNCIAIVNPAQTDVDGDGMGDACDACPNDATNTCATDTDQDGILNVVDNCIAKPNLNQADEDNDGMGDVCDQCLNDPLNRCSVDADEDGILNADDNCPFLPNPLQQDSDQDGVGDGCDGYNEDADGDGIPNDQDNCPLITNADQADTDNDGQGDVCDPCTDTDSDGFADPGFPTGDCAVPNVSDQCPGFDDHIDIDADGLPDKVGCDPCVDPDEDGVCDPNDNCRWTYNPGQVDQNANLIGDACESDFDNDGVINPFDNCPRIPNSDQTDTDMDGMGDVCDACTDTDNDGAGDPSVFPVGMPRKCVEDNCPTIFNPSQADSDGDGLGNVCDDCPQDAGNDSDEDGVCSPADNCPNVYNPDQADLDNDGIGDLCDNCPDDAQNDVDGDGICGNLDNCPFDRNPSQADEDNNGVGDACDEERDFVVVPPPPVLPPPPGFPPVGPGPVAGGPAPGGVIDAIDKAPSAEIKVTYDSDGDGIEDGRDNCPRVPNPSQADDDQNGIGNACDNYDDYVDAEEGSLYSETESGGGCSQIDGSANAYFFLLILSIFACVRRKKIIK